From one Lycium barbarum isolate Lr01 chromosome 6, ASM1917538v2, whole genome shotgun sequence genomic stretch:
- the LOC132598487 gene encoding U3 small nucleolar RNA-associated protein 25-like, with amino-acid sequence MDRERRKRKTVENERSEEEEEEDEDEEEKIEKFFALIRSTKDIRDRLLARNHVVERPKNLEDNNTRASVDNNFHHPHDFMETDASATAGPSTSNSKKQQHKEEGREQEGEEENLGRKEGSSGEKNRNMLDLDLNLSL; translated from the coding sequence ATGGACAGAGAGAGAAGGAAGAGGAAGACTGTAGAGAATGAGAgatcagaagaagaagaagaagaagatgaagatgaagaggaGAAAATAGAGAAGTTTTTTGCACTTATAAGAAGCACTAAAGATATACGTGACCGTTTGTTAGCAAGAAATCATGTAGTAGAGAGACCAAAGAATTTGGAAGacaataatacaagagcatcagTTGATAACAACTTCCATCATCCACATGATTTCATGGAAACTGATGCTTCTGCAACTGCAGGTCCTTCCACTTCTAACTCCAAGAAACAACAACACAAAGAAGAAGGAAGAGAACAAGAAGGGGAAGAAGAAAATTTAGGAAGAAAAGAGGGTTCTAGTGGAGAAAAAAATCGTAATATGTTGGACTTGGACCTCAATCTTTCATTGTAA